DNA from Amorphoplanes friuliensis DSM 7358:
CCTCCAGGACGATCCGGTCGTGCTGCTGATGGCGATGCGCGACGGCGAGGAGGCGACCTCCCGGCTGGACGGCAGCGGGCTCGCCGAGCTGCGGATCGAGCCGTTGCCCGAGGCCGAGGCCGCCGGTCTGCTGGACGCGCGTTCCCCCGGCCTGCGGGCAGACCTGGGCAGCCGGGTCCTCGGCGAGGCGGGCGGCAACCCGCTGGGTCTGGTCGAGCTCGCCGCCGTCGCCGGCCGGTACGGCCCCAACGGTCTGCTCCCGGCCTGGCTGCCGCTGCCGCACCGGCTCGAGCGGGCGTTCGCCCAGGCCGTCGCCGAGCTGCCCGGGACGGTGCGCACACTTCTGCTGGTGGCCGCGGTCAACGACGGCGCCGGGGTCGACGAGGTTGTTGCCGCCGCCACGCGGCTGCAGGGTTTCCCGGCCACCGCGGACGACCTCTTCCCGGCCACCGCCGCCGGGTTGATCGAGGTGGACGGGACGCTGCTGATCCGGTTCCGGCATCCGCTGGTGCGCTCGGCGCTGCGCCAGGGCACCGGTGTCGCCCGGCTCCGGGCCGTGCACGCCGCCCTGGCCGAGGTGCTCACCGGCGATCAGGAACGCCGGATCTGGCATCGCGCCGAGGCGGCCTCCGGCCCGGACGAGCAGCTCGCCGCGGAGCTGACCACGGCTGCGAACGCCGCCCGCCGCCGCGGCGCGATCGCGCTCGCGGTGACGGCCCTCGAACGTGCCGCCCAGCTCAGCGAGAACAGGCACGAGCGGTCGAGCCGGGTGCTCTGGGCTGCTGTCGCCGCCCACGAGGCCGGTGACGGCGCCACCGTCGTCCGGCTGCTGCACAGTCTGGAAAATCAGCCGCTGTCCGGCATCGAACAGGCGCGGCTCGCCTGGTTGCGGGAGATCTTCCTGACCGTGGGCTGGACCGGGGCGTCGCGGATGCCCGCGTTCGTGGAGATCATCGAGCGGATGCGCAAGGACGGCGAGACCGAGCTGGCACTGGACTCCCTGGTGAACGTGAGCCTGCGCTGCTGGTGGTCCAATCCGGACCGGGCGACCCGCGACCTGATCGTCGCGGCGGCCGAACGGTTGCCGGTCGACCCGCTGGATCCCCGGCTCGTCTCGGTGCTGGCGCTGGTCGCCCCGCTGGAACGCGGCCGGCTGGTCCTCGATCAGATCGACCGGCTCGCCGGTGAGCTGACCACCCTCGCCGAGGACCTCGAGTTGCTCGCCGTGGGCGCGTCGGCGGTCGGCGCGCTCGGTCAGGCGACCGTCCTGAGTGCCGCCGCTGTCTCCGCGCTGCGGTCCCAGGGCCGCCTGGGCACGCTGGCCGAGGCGCTCGTCGAGCAGGCGACCGTGGCCGCCCAGCTTGGCAACGTCCGGCTGGCGATCACGGCGGCCTCCGAGGCGCGGTCGCTGGCTCTGGAGACCGGGCAGCCACGGTGGGCCGTGGTGGCCGACCTCGCCCGCGGGCAGGCCGAGGCCCTGCGCGGCAACGGCCCGATCGCCCGTGAGCTCGCCGACACCGGCGAACGCGCCCTGCTGCCGATCGGCGCCCACCCGATGCTGGCACTGGTCCAGCTGGTCCGCGGGGTCGACGCCCTCGCCGACGGCCGGTACGACGAGGCGTACACGCACCTGCACCGCATCTTCGACCCGGCGGAGGTGCCGTACCACCCGTACGTGCAGTTCTGGGCGATCGGGCATCTGGCCGAGGCGGCGGCCGGGTGCGGTCGTCTCGA
Protein-coding regions in this window:
- a CDS encoding AAA family ATPase encodes the protein MKIFGREPEQARLTALLQHTGTPSNVLVLRGEAGVGKSTLLDWAAAAGDAGLSRSTGVQAEFTIAYAGLHRLVAQVPVLESTAAAHRTVLDAVGADGPEVRPAKVALAVLELLTAAAAERPLLLTVDDAQWLDGPSWSALAFVARRLQDDPVVLLMAMRDGEEATSRLDGSGLAELRIEPLPEAEAAGLLDARSPGLRADLGSRVLGEAGGNPLGLVELAAVAGRYGPNGLLPAWLPLPHRLERAFAQAVAELPGTVRTLLLVAAVNDGAGVDEVVAAATRLQGFPATADDLFPATAAGLIEVDGTLLIRFRHPLVRSALRQGTGVARLRAVHAALAEVLTGDQERRIWHRAEAASGPDEQLAAELTTAANAARRRGAIALAVTALERAAQLSENRHERSSRVLWAAVAAHEAGDGATVVRLLHSLENQPLSGIEQARLAWLREIFLTVGWTGASRMPAFVEIIERMRKDGETELALDSLVNVSLRCWWSNPDRATRDLIVAAAERLPVDPLDPRLVSVLALVAPLERGRLVLDQIDRLAGELTTLAEDLELLAVGASAVGALGQATVLSAAAVSALRSQGRLGTLAEALVEQATVAAQLGNVRLAITAASEARSLALETGQPRWAVVADLARGQAEALRGNGPIARELADTGERALLPIGAHPMLALVQLVRGVDALADGRYDEAYTHLHRIFDPAEVPYHPYVQFWAIGHLAEAAAGCGRLDDLSDLADELAPWAYFPVLGVALRYCTALLAPDDQAEACFQQALHADLSAWQFERARIEYAYGVWLRRQRRNVDSRHHLRAATATFAALGARPWSERARAELRAAGERVHRGPDALDELTPQELQIAELAATGLSNRDIGERLFLSPRTISTHLYRIFPKLGIRSRAELSRSLQQSFTSGDV